One Frankia alni ACN14a DNA window includes the following coding sequences:
- a CDS encoding phosphatase PAP2 family protein, whose protein sequence is MPTLIDRGVLRAVVASTGRRAPVVVSSLSNHQKPWLAATVVLLVLGERRAAARGLMAVAAAGAVNGVLKNLVDRRRPQTSDSAGRAPSGDPPHSASFPSGHTITAVAFTAAVTDELRHPLLAAALASMAAAIGLARVAAVRHWPTDIAGSVVIGAVGGLATRRLVPASRVPRPPLP, encoded by the coding sequence GTGCCGACCCTGATCGACCGCGGCGTGCTGCGCGCCGTGGTCGCTTCCACCGGCAGGCGCGCGCCGGTCGTGGTCAGCTCCCTGAGTAACCACCAGAAGCCGTGGCTGGCCGCGACCGTGGTCCTGCTGGTGCTCGGTGAACGTCGGGCCGCGGCGCGCGGGCTGATGGCCGTCGCCGCCGCGGGGGCGGTCAACGGAGTGCTCAAGAACCTGGTCGACCGGCGCCGCCCCCAGACGTCGGACTCCGCCGGTCGCGCCCCGTCCGGCGACCCTCCCCACAGCGCCTCGTTCCCGTCCGGCCACACCATCACGGCGGTCGCCTTCACCGCCGCGGTCACCGACGAGCTGCGCCACCCCCTGCTCGCCGCCGCCCTCGCGAGCATGGCCGCCGCCATCGGACTCGCCCGGGTCGCGGCCGTCCGCCACTGGCCGACCGACATCGCCGGCAGCGTCGTGATCGGAGCCGTCGGTGGTCTCGCGACCCGGCGCCTCGTTCCCGCGTCGCGCGTTCCGCGTCCCCCGCTGCCTTGA